In Chloroherpetonaceae bacterium, a single genomic region encodes these proteins:
- a CDS encoding SpoIIE family protein phosphatase produces the protein MQTSSRLTYIFLALVIVCEASLLLIDIGLFYAHRARVLSGGLYVLKDLIAIVMYAVLYYLIRMQLKRYALPDSPLWLEPAESFWKGFTSFGLLLSATVVLGWLLPRSGYDTQSPDGFWRAMSLQTVFKTHLITLGFGSLLLASLVVLERLIFFRRAKNTQSNFLAMVVLMLVASLSEIGSLPQEIGNPVSIAFAALAIVMMLVNAFRLSWVLPLSRSDKIRTLFLVIGILAELVPFYAMDCPDYFLAYSGTVGFFLSSITTFVAIYLATTLFSLLSYLPTSEALERKNSEVRNLYAMSRFASEVFDEEKIYSSLVSYACSAAGASSCGWLDLYQPFDEKSLNAEQAPHLPNLQWKTSKGYFKTVVRQNVSTEHLHEFAAKAHFLWEEMCHNPRQIRVDDIETDSRIVKDATPLTNFLRRLGRKRRKEPAKIVSTLSVPLISRANLIGVLTVAKDVEYGFVKDDVELISTFADQAAIAIQNSRLVREVIDKERMQQELAVAQKIQLRLLPHTPLAVPNYEMDSLSYPAFEVGGDFYDYLALSSSNSSICKFGVMIADVSGKGASAAFYTAELKGIFQSLCTLYPDTPSDLLIRANETLSRSLDRKSFVSALYAIFDVHSHTVRFSNAGHCPMVLLTAEGAQLVKVPGLALGLNAGDLFQRAIRTETLFLKPGDAVVFYTDGLIDAVNSAGEPFGFERLLTLLSAHKHRSASEIKQALFEAVNTFAGAGGSVKDDLTILVIKRCDTPASH, from the coding sequence ATGCAAACATCATCGCGGCTCACATACATTTTCCTTGCACTTGTCATAGTCTGTGAAGCATCGCTCTTGCTGATTGATATCGGTCTTTTTTATGCTCATCGTGCTCGGGTGCTTTCTGGCGGACTGTATGTGCTGAAAGACCTTATTGCTATCGTGATGTATGCGGTGCTTTACTACCTGATTCGTATGCAGCTAAAACGCTATGCTTTACCGGACTCACCCCTTTGGCTTGAGCCTGCTGAATCGTTCTGGAAAGGATTTACCTCATTTGGATTACTCCTTTCTGCCACCGTCGTCTTAGGGTGGCTTTTGCCTCGTTCAGGATACGACACACAGAGTCCAGATGGATTTTGGCGTGCGATGTCGTTGCAAACTGTCTTTAAAACTCACCTTATCACGCTTGGCTTTGGTTCTCTGCTACTGGCTTCGCTGGTGGTGTTAGAGCGGCTCATTTTCTTTCGGCGTGCCAAGAATACGCAATCAAATTTCCTTGCGATGGTGGTGCTGATGCTGGTTGCCAGTCTCTCAGAAATTGGGTCTCTACCACAAGAGATTGGCAATCCTGTAAGCATCGCCTTTGCGGCACTGGCGATTGTGATGATGCTGGTCAATGCGTTTCGCCTTTCGTGGGTGTTGCCGCTAAGCCGCAGCGATAAGATTCGCACGCTCTTTCTCGTCATCGGAATTTTGGCAGAACTGGTGCCGTTCTATGCGATGGATTGCCCAGATTATTTTTTGGCTTACAGCGGCACTGTTGGGTTCTTTCTCTCAAGCATAACGACCTTCGTTGCAATTTACCTTGCTACCACGCTCTTTAGCCTACTTTCTTACTTGCCTACGTCCGAAGCGCTGGAACGAAAAAATTCAGAGGTGCGCAACCTCTACGCAATGAGCCGCTTTGCATCGGAGGTTTTTGATGAAGAAAAAATCTACTCATCGCTGGTCTCATATGCGTGCAGTGCGGCAGGCGCTTCATCATGCGGATGGCTTGACCTCTACCAGCCCTTTGATGAAAAAAGCCTAAATGCAGAGCAAGCTCCACATTTGCCTAATTTGCAGTGGAAAACCAGCAAAGGTTATTTCAAGACAGTGGTGCGCCAGAATGTATCAACGGAGCACTTGCACGAATTTGCAGCAAAGGCTCACTTTCTCTGGGAGGAAATGTGTCATAATCCACGTCAGATTCGCGTCGATGACATTGAAACCGATAGCCGCATTGTGAAAGACGCAACGCCTCTGACTAATTTCCTTCGGCGACTTGGTCGCAAGCGCCGCAAAGAGCCAGCCAAAATTGTCTCCACGCTCTCTGTGCCGCTTATTTCACGTGCCAATTTAATTGGCGTCCTAACCGTAGCCAAAGATGTTGAGTATGGATTTGTCAAAGATGATGTGGAGCTGATTAGCACTTTTGCTGACCAAGCTGCCATTGCGATTCAAAACTCACGGTTGGTGCGTGAGGTTATTGATAAGGAGCGAATGCAGCAGGAACTTGCGGTTGCGCAGAAAATTCAGCTGCGTCTTTTGCCCCATACCCCCTTAGCCGTGCCTAACTATGAAATGGATAGTCTCTCTTACCCTGCTTTCGAAGTAGGCGGCGACTTTTACGACTACCTTGCTTTGAGCAGCAGCAATAGCTCTATCTGCAAATTCGGCGTGATGATTGCTGATGTCTCTGGCAAAGGCGCTTCTGCAGCCTTCTACACGGCTGAACTTAAAGGTATCTTTCAATCACTCTGCACACTGTATCCCGATACGCCATCTGACCTTTTAATTCGTGCTAATGAAACGCTTTCACGCAGTCTGGATAGAAAGTCCTTCGTCAGTGCCCTTTACGCCATTTTTGATGTCCATAGCCACACGGTTCGTTTTTCCAATGCGGGGCATTGTCCCATGGTTCTACTTACTGCAGAAGGGGCACAACTGGTCAAAGTGCCCGGATTGGCGCTTGGGCTGAATGCAGGCGATTTGTTTCAGCGTGCCATACGCACCGAGACACTTTTCCTTAAACCCGGCGATGCGGTTGTGTTTTATACTGATGGTCTAATTGATGCGGTGAATTCAGCAGGTGAACCATTTGGTTTCGAACGCTTGCTTACGCTTCTTAGCGCGCACAAGCACCGCTCAGCAAGTGAGATTAAGCAAGCGCTGTTTGAGGCAGTTAATACTTTTGCAGGAGCAGGTGGGAGCGTCAAAGATGACCTGACTATTTTGGTTATTAAGCGTTGTGACACCCCTGCTTCACACTAA
- a CDS encoding DUF971 domain-containing protein, with protein sequence MQLTKLKRYKDNALMLTWSDGSTTYITLEKLRNECPCANCKGETVLFESYQPPKLSVHVPGMYELKKVEVVGNYSIQPHWGDGHQTGLYTFDYLRRISSPKEPTAEQATAS encoded by the coding sequence ATGCAACTCACTAAACTGAAGCGATACAAAGACAATGCGCTGATGCTTACATGGAGCGATGGCAGCACCACTTACATTACGCTGGAAAAACTGCGCAATGAGTGCCCTTGTGCCAACTGTAAAGGCGAGACAGTGCTCTTCGAGAGCTACCAGCCGCCCAAGCTCTCTGTGCATGTGCCTGGAATGTATGAGCTGAAAAAAGTGGAGGTCGTGGGCAATTACTCCATTCAGCCGCACTGGGGCGATGGACATCAAACTGGGCTTTACACATTCGACTACCTGCGACGCATCTCTTCACCCAAAGAGCCAACTGCGGAACAAGCAACAGCGTCTTAG
- the dnaB gene encoding replicative DNA helicase: protein MAGGFLDRSQETSVSYPLEKLLKSRRAFREDIDFSKEGRVPPQAIEVEQEVLGCILLDGNAIEEVIKIFGIDAEKVFYEPKHRTIFRAMLRLYNRRDPIDLVSVSDELKRHEELDKVGGYYAIAELSNKVATAANVSYYAKLVKEKYLYRRLIALATQVTAAAYEQSIEVFDLIEQAAQEIFKISQTGIKKDASPIKDLLKHATKVIEELQARKSAVTGVPSGFADLDRLTAGFQKSDMIVVAARPSTGKTALALSFARNAAVETRTPVLFFSLEMSELQIAQRLLCAEAMVDSNLVRTGRITSQEMVSIMARMDKLAQAPIFIDDTPGISIIELSAKARRMKQEQNIGMVVIDYLQLITPVKDGKANREQEIAQISRALKSLAKELNIPVVALSQLNRSIEQRGADRKPQLSDLRESGSIEQDADVVMFLSRPELYGVQNFPDGLSTKDIIVVDIGKQRNGPIGEVRLKFLKQFGKFESLSSVYTASDFSLQDEVQSAQAAERLERDVLPPKPPETLNPDDAPF, encoded by the coding sequence ATGGCAGGAGGATTTCTTGATCGCAGCCAAGAAACCAGTGTCTCATACCCATTGGAAAAGTTACTCAAGTCCCGTCGAGCGTTTCGAGAAGATATTGACTTCTCCAAAGAAGGTAGAGTGCCACCGCAAGCGATTGAGGTTGAGCAGGAAGTTTTAGGCTGCATTCTCTTAGATGGAAACGCTATTGAGGAAGTGATAAAAATTTTTGGCATTGATGCCGAAAAAGTGTTTTACGAGCCTAAGCATCGCACCATTTTTCGTGCAATGCTGCGACTCTATAACCGCCGTGACCCGATTGACCTCGTCTCCGTCTCCGATGAGCTGAAACGCCACGAGGAACTTGACAAAGTGGGCGGATACTATGCCATCGCAGAGCTTTCTAATAAAGTCGCCACAGCCGCCAATGTCAGCTACTATGCCAAGCTCGTCAAAGAAAAATACCTCTACCGCCGACTCATAGCGCTAGCCACTCAGGTAACCGCTGCCGCATATGAGCAATCCATAGAAGTGTTTGACCTCATTGAGCAAGCGGCGCAGGAGATTTTCAAGATTTCGCAGACCGGTATCAAGAAAGATGCATCGCCAATTAAAGACCTTCTAAAGCACGCTACCAAAGTCATTGAGGAATTGCAAGCGCGCAAAAGCGCTGTCACAGGCGTGCCTTCTGGCTTTGCTGACTTAGACAGGCTTACAGCAGGCTTTCAAAAGTCCGATATGATTGTGGTTGCTGCGCGCCCTTCAACAGGTAAGACAGCTCTCGCACTTTCCTTTGCTCGGAACGCTGCAGTGGAAACCCGCACGCCCGTGCTTTTTTTCAGTCTGGAAATGTCTGAGCTGCAAATTGCGCAGCGATTGCTCTGCGCTGAAGCAATGGTTGACTCCAATCTCGTGCGAACGGGACGCATCACATCGCAAGAGATGGTCAGCATCATGGCACGGATGGATAAACTGGCGCAAGCCCCTATTTTCATTGACGACACGCCTGGCATTTCCATCATTGAACTTAGCGCTAAAGCTCGGCGAATGAAGCAAGAGCAAAACATCGGAATGGTCGTGATTGACTACTTGCAGCTTATCACTCCTGTCAAAGATGGCAAGGCAAATCGTGAGCAAGAGATTGCACAAATTTCACGTGCTTTGAAAAGCTTAGCCAAAGAGCTGAACATTCCTGTTGTGGCGCTCTCTCAGCTCAATCGCTCTATTGAACAGCGTGGAGCAGACCGCAAACCGCAACTCTCTGACCTACGTGAATCTGGCTCTATTGAACAAGATGCCGATGTGGTCATGTTTCTCTCTCGCCCAGAGCTTTATGGCGTGCAGAACTTCCCTGATGGTCTTTCCACGAAGGATATTATTGTTGTGGATATCGGTAAGCAGCGCAACGGTCCGATTGGTGAGGTGCGGCTGAAGTTTCTTAAGCAGTTTGGTAAGTTTGAGTCACTCTCGAGCGTCTATACCGCGTCGGATTTTTCATTGCAAGATGAGGTGCAGTCTGCTCAAGCCGCTGAGCGCTTAGAGCGCGATGTGTTGCCGCCGAAACCGCCAGAGACGCTTAACCCCGATGACGCTCCCTTCTAA
- a CDS encoding uracil-DNA glycosylase, with protein sequence MTQEDLFGNLITQSAAQSADELQRFQTLSELYAATKNCQKCRLGATRKNYVFGEGNERAKLMLIGEAPGADEDETGRPFVGRSGELLNKILSAIKFTREEVYIANILKSRPPNNRNPEPDEIEACLPYLIRQIEIIRPKMILALGKVAANALLGNSLAMNALRGKVHRWRNIDVIVTYHPAALLRNPNWKKLCWEDVQMLRRIYDEKYARAAQ encoded by the coding sequence ATGACACAAGAGGATTTGTTTGGTAACCTTATCACTCAAAGTGCAGCGCAATCCGCTGACGAGCTGCAACGCTTCCAGACGCTTTCGGAGCTGTATGCAGCCACCAAGAATTGCCAGAAGTGTCGACTGGGCGCTACGCGCAAAAATTATGTGTTTGGCGAGGGCAATGAGCGCGCCAAACTGATGCTCATTGGTGAAGCGCCCGGCGCTGATGAAGATGAAACTGGTCGCCCTTTTGTGGGGCGTTCTGGCGAACTGCTCAATAAAATCCTTTCCGCCATTAAATTCACGCGTGAGGAAGTCTATATCGCCAACATTCTTAAATCCCGGCCGCCCAACAACCGCAATCCTGAGCCAGATGAAATCGAGGCATGTCTGCCTTATTTGATTCGGCAGATTGAGATTATTCGCCCCAAAATGATTTTAGCACTTGGCAAAGTTGCAGCAAATGCACTCTTAGGCAATTCATTAGCGATGAATGCGTTGCGCGGCAAGGTGCATCGCTGGCGCAACATTGATGTGATTGTAACCTATCATCCTGCTGCGCTCTTGCGCAATCCAAATTGGAAAAAGCTATGCTGGGAAGATGTGCAGATGCTTCGGCGCATCTATGATGAAAAATACGCCCGTGCAGCGCAGTAA